GTACATTTCTAATGCTACTTCTGAAATAGTGAGTAAGTTTTTTTCCTTTTGAGTCAGTTTAGAATTTGCACTTTCCAGCTCCTCTATCTTATTTTTTACTGCTTGTTTGCCACTGGATATCAAATCTGCATCAAAATCATCTGCACGCACAGTAAAATATGTAGCATAAAATGCTTCGGGATAATGAACTTTGAAATAAGCTATTCTAAAAGCCATAGTCACATATGCCACTGCATGCGCTTTAGGAAACATATATTTTATTTTTTTACATGAATCGATGAACCATTCCGGTACTTCTACTTGTCTCATTTTCTTTTCTTCATTTTGATCAATGCCTTTGCCCTTTCTCACTTTCTCCATTATTTTAAATGCCAGGGTCGGTTCCATGCCTTTTTGGATAAGATAAGTCATTATATCATCCCTAGTACATATTACTTCTTTCAATGTAGCTGTTTTATTTTTGATCAATATCTGAGCATTGTTCAACCACACATCTGTTCCGTGGGATAAACCGCTTATTCTGACCAGTTCAGCAAAGGTTTTAGGTTTTGTATCCACCAGCATTTGTCTAACAAATTTTGTACCAAACTCAGGTATGCCAAAAGTTCCAACCTCGCTATTTATATCTTCTTCATCTATGTTCAACGCTTTTGTAGACGAAAAGATAGACATAGTCTGCTCATCATCTAACGATATCTTTGTAGCATCGACGCCTGTCAAATCCTCCAGCATTTTTATTACAGTAGGATCATCATGACCCAGAATATCCAGCTTTACCAACCTGCTGCTTATAGAATGATAATCAAAGTGAGTAGTTATAATACTTGACCGTTTGTCATCAGCAGGATGTTGTATCGGAGTAAATTGATGTATATCCATATTTTTAGGAACTACCATGATACCACCTGGGTGTTGTCCTGTAGTTCTCTTTACCCCTGTGCATCCATCAATTAATCTATTCATTTCAGCATTGTGAATAACAAGACCATTGTCCTCACAATAATTTTTAACAAATCCGAAAGCGGTCTTTGTAGCAATAGTTCCTATCGTACCAGCCCTGAACACATGACCCTCACCAAACAATTCTTCTGTATACTTATGGGCAACCGGTTGATATTCCCCTGAAAAATTCAAATCTATATCCGGTACCTTATCACCTTTAAAGCCTAAAAAGACTTCAAATGGTATATTGTGACCATCTTTTTTTAGACCGGTTCCACATATTGGACAATGCTTGTCCGGCAAATCAATGCCGCAAGGATACTTGTTTAAATCTATATCAAAATCAGAATACTTACATTTAGGACATGAATAATGAGGAGGTAGAGGATTAACCTCTGTAATATTACACATAGTTGCAACAAAAGAAGAACCCACTGATCCTCTGGAGCCAACAAGATATCCATCATCAAGTGATTTTTTAACCAGCTTATGTGCTATAAGATATAAAACAGCAAATCCATTGCTTATTATAGAGTTTAATTCCTTGTCCAATCTTCTCTTAACTGTTTCTGGCAAATCATCTCCATAAAGTTTTTTAGCATTGCATATTGCCATTTCTTTGATCTCTTTGTCTGCACCTTCTATTATAGGAGGATATAATTTATCAGGTATAGGTTCTATATCCTCTATCATTTGATTGATTTTTAAAGTATTATCGATAACTACTTTTCTTGCAGTTTTTTCTCCAAGATAGCTGAACTCTTCCAGCATCTCTGAGGTAGTTCTTAGATAAAGAGGCGCTTGTTTATTTGCATCCTCAAAACCCTGTCCCCACATAAGTATCCTTCTAAAACATTCATCATTTTTATTTACAAAGTGCACATCTCCTGTAGCCACTACCGGTTTATTGAACTTATCACCCAACTGAACAATTTTTTTGTTTAATTTCTTAAGTTCTTGGACATCTTTTACTTTTCCATCACGAATCAAAAATTCATTATTTCCTAATGGCTGTATCTCAAAATAATCATAAAAATTAGCAATTTCCTCGATCTTTTGCATGTCCCATCTGTTTAATAAAGCTCTGTATAGCTCTCCGGACTCGCATCCCGTACTTATTATAAGTCCCTCTCTATACTTGTTAAATATGCTTTTAGGTATTCTAGGCCTTCTATAGTAATACTTTAAATGAGATAGAGATATTAATTTATATAAATTTTTGAGGCCTTCTTGGTTTTTAACTAATATTACTGCATGATATGAAGGAACTTTTGCATAATTCACTTCGTCTGCAAAACATTCGTTTATTTGACTTATATCTTTAATTCCCCTGTTTTTTAACTTTTTTAAGCATTTTAAAAATATCAGGGCAGTAGCCTTTGCATCATCTACTGCCCTATGATGATTATCCAGTTTTATATTTAAGTGCTCTGCTACTTTATTTAGTTTATAGGTCTTTAGTTTAGGGTACAGCACTCGACTCAAAGCCAATGTATCTATAACAGGATTTTTGATTGCAATTCCCATCATATCACAACTTTTTTTGATGAATGCTGTGTCAAAAGATGCATTATGCGCCACTATAGGGTTGTCAGATATAAATTTTAAAAAGTTCGGTAATATTTCTTCTATTTTAGGTGCATTTTTGACCATTTTATCATCAATACCCGTCAATTCAGTTATTTTAGCAGGTATGCTTATTCCTGGGTCTATCATAGAACTAAATTCATCCACAATTTCACCGTTTTTTACTTTTACCGCACCTATTTCGATTATCCTATCTTCAGAAGGTTTCAATCCAGTTGTCTCTAAATCAAATATTATGAATTCGTCCTGTAATTGAGTGTTATCAGCATTGATAACTATATTTTCTCTGTCATTTACTACATATGCTTCTACGCCATATAAGATTTTTATACCACACTTTTTGCCGGCATCAAAGGCTTCTGGGTATGCTTGGACAACTCCGTGATCTGTTACTGCAATTGCCGGATGTCCCATCTGTGCTGCTTTGTTTATCAAATTTTTAACTGGAGTTACTCCATCCATAGCGCTTAATTGTGTATGCGCATGTAATTCTACTCTCTTTTCCTCACAA
The nucleotide sequence above comes from Clostridia bacterium. Encoded proteins:
- a CDS encoding PolC-type DNA polymerase III, with protein sequence MDKSLLNIVGMNSNIEIQKVLVNIKDKTWKLYIRSDELIDYNQVYALKKRIKEKYSFLDSFEIKIRYNIKFDSLEHLFKVYWNNIKFYTEEKLPSFKCWSKKCYYKIKDNCVYIILPDQSSLQMLNIKKLKQSMQNLIDEQFGIKAAIKLISNNFIAANSEEYIKAKNAEDANLVAFALNQNQQKKSKPKTTRKNRLTKDDTIPISDIDSNSGTVSCQGKIIRLDLKQLKSGRFLAIFDITDFESSITIKYFMKKKNTDVLSKGAWVKVKGDCQYDKYERDLVITAYEIIKIQPEVRTDDCEEKRVELHAHTQLSAMDGVTPVKNLINKAAQMGHPAIAVTDHGVVQAYPEAFDAGKKCGIKILYGVEAYVVNDRENIVINADNTQLQDEFIIFDLETTGLKPSEDRIIEIGAVKVKNGEIVDEFSSMIDPGISIPAKITELTGIDDKMVKNAPKIEEILPNFLKFISDNPIVAHNASFDTAFIKKSCDMMGIAIKNPVIDTLALSRVLYPKLKTYKLNKVAEHLNIKLDNHHRAVDDAKATALIFLKCLKKLKNRGIKDISQINECFADEVNYAKVPSYHAVILVKNQEGLKNLYKLISLSHLKYYYRRPRIPKSIFNKYREGLIISTGCESGELYRALLNRWDMQKIEEIANFYDYFEIQPLGNNEFLIRDGKVKDVQELKKLNKKIVQLGDKFNKPVVATGDVHFVNKNDECFRRILMWGQGFEDANKQAPLYLRTTSEMLEEFSYLGEKTARKVVIDNTLKINQMIEDIEPIPDKLYPPIIEGADKEIKEMAICNAKKLYGDDLPETVKRRLDKELNSIISNGFAVLYLIAHKLVKKSLDDGYLVGSRGSVGSSFVATMCNITEVNPLPPHYSCPKCKYSDFDIDLNKYPCGIDLPDKHCPICGTGLKKDGHNIPFEVFLGFKGDKVPDIDLNFSGEYQPVAHKYTEELFGEGHVFRAGTIGTIATKTAFGFVKNYCEDNGLVIHNAEMNRLIDGCTGVKRTTGQHPGGIMVVPKNMDIHQFTPIQHPADDKRSSIITTHFDYHSISSRLVKLDILGHDDPTVIKMLEDLTGVDATKISLDDEQTMSIFSSTKALNIDEEDINSEVGTFGIPEFGTKFVRQMLVDTKPKTFAELVRISGLSHGTDVWLNNAQILIKNKTATLKEVICTRDDIMTYLIQKGMEPTLAFKIMEKVRKGKGIDQNEEKKMRQVEVPEWFIDSCKKIKYMFPKAHAVAYVTMAFRIAYFKVHYPEAFYATYFTVRADDFDADLISSGKQAVKNKIEELESANSKLTQKEKNLLTISEVALEMYQRGINMLKVDLYRSDAKKFLITEKGILPPINSLQGVGNNAAENIIKARAKGKFISIEDIVTRSRVSKTVIEVLKNHGCLKGLPESNQLSLFG